The following are encoded in a window of Acidobacteriota bacterium genomic DNA:
- the tnpA gene encoding IS200/IS605 family transposase — MAQTLTSVLVHLVFSTKHRADLITPEIEPTLFAYIGGILHQEKSVLIASGGTMNHVHLLISQSKNVALSDLVREIKQSSSKWIKTQGKEFANFHWQDGYGAFSVGKSQVEPLRGYLARQKIHHQKQNFEDELREVLRSYDVEYDERYLWD, encoded by the coding sequence ATGGCGCAAACGTTAACCAGCGTATTGGTTCATCTTGTTTTCTCGACCAAACACCGTGCTGATCTGATCACGCCGGAGATTGAACCAACGCTGTTTGCTTACATTGGCGGAATTCTGCACCAGGAGAAGTCGGTCTTGATTGCCTCGGGCGGCACAATGAATCACGTGCACCTGTTGATTTCACAATCAAAAAATGTGGCGTTGAGCGATCTGGTCCGGGAAATCAAACAGAGTTCTTCCAAATGGATCAAGACGCAGGGGAAAGAGTTCGCCAATTTTCATTGGCAAGATGGATACGGGGCCTTTTCGGTTGGGAAATCCCAGGTTGAGCCGTTACGCGGTTATTTGGCTCGGCAGAAGATTCATCATCAAAAGCAGAACTTTGAAGATGAATTGCGCGAAGTGTTGAGAAGTTATGACGTCGAATATGACGAACGGTATTTGTGGGATTGA
- a CDS encoding glycosyltransferase family 4 protein: MKNESTPRVIACCGGMVIVAGLERMTFEVLRVLRDHGAEVHCILNNWENHRIVALADAIGASWSTGYYRYGFGRHLFNPFKLAQFLWDTLMTSLGLLRDARRFRPTHVLLPDFVTVLKNAPALILLRAVGVKTIFRVGNHPSPGRFYSMLWSKLISPLVNLIVANSAFSQRKLLEAGTSASKTIVIRNAVSVRSVVPETDANVLRVIKTRRTILCVGQIAPFKGTHLAVEAGLRLLADGEDIQVVIVGRLPNWPPEFVEYVQTIQAQIDQAGATAQIHLVDECQNVPEIMRGSYLLVTPILQEETFGNIALEAKSVGLPVVTFPTGGLLELVAHQQSGFVCQDSTLESLLEGIRYFLHTPTARDKASAASLEEVRQPNFPYSQMAFHEAWCAAFGVPPTQTIEPDEESSVYRPERAQINSRGQRPRNGECEVSTLTGSHPDG; the protein is encoded by the coding sequence GTGAAAAACGAATCAACGCCTCGCGTCATCGCCTGTTGTGGCGGAATGGTCATCGTTGCCGGATTGGAACGCATGACGTTTGAAGTGCTGCGCGTGCTTCGGGACCACGGAGCCGAGGTGCATTGCATCCTGAACAACTGGGAAAATCACCGCATCGTTGCGCTGGCCGATGCCATCGGCGCAAGTTGGTCCACTGGATATTACCGGTATGGATTTGGACGGCATCTGTTCAACCCTTTCAAACTGGCGCAATTTTTGTGGGATACGTTGATGACCAGTTTGGGATTGCTCCGCGACGCGCGCCGCTTTCGACCGACGCATGTATTGTTGCCGGATTTTGTGACGGTGTTGAAAAACGCTCCGGCGTTGATTCTGCTCCGTGCGGTTGGGGTCAAAACGATTTTCAGGGTCGGTAACCATCCTTCACCCGGACGATTTTATTCGATGCTTTGGAGCAAGCTGATTTCTCCACTGGTCAACCTGATCGTAGCGAATTCTGCTTTCAGTCAACGCAAATTGTTGGAAGCTGGAACCTCGGCATCAAAGACCATCGTGATTCGCAACGCCGTTTCCGTGCGATCTGTCGTGCCTGAGACCGACGCAAACGTTCTCCGGGTAATCAAAACTCGACGGACAATTCTGTGCGTCGGACAGATCGCTCCATTCAAAGGAACACACTTGGCAGTCGAAGCCGGACTGAGATTGCTTGCCGATGGGGAAGATATTCAAGTTGTTATTGTTGGCAGGCTACCTAACTGGCCTCCGGAATTTGTCGAGTATGTGCAAACTATACAAGCACAAATTGATCAAGCCGGAGCGACTGCGCAAATCCATCTGGTTGATGAATGTCAGAATGTGCCGGAAATCATGCGCGGCAGTTATTTGTTGGTAACTCCGATTTTGCAGGAAGAAACCTTCGGCAACATTGCGTTGGAGGCGAAAAGCGTCGGCCTGCCTGTGGTCACGTTTCCAACGGGCGGATTGCTGGAACTGGTCGCACATCAACAAAGCGGCTTTGTTTGCCAGGATTCGACGCTGGAAAGTTTGCTGGAAGGAATCCGTTATTTTCTGCATACCCCAACGGCGCGTGATAAAGCCAGTGCCGCGTCCTTGGAAGAAGTCCGGCAACCGAATTTTCCGTATAGTCAGATGGCATTTCACGAGGCGTGGTGTGCGGCCTTCGGTGTACCTCCCACACAAACAATAGAACCAGATGAAGAATCGAGTGTTTATCGCCCTGAAAGGGCACAAATTAATAGCCGAGGGCAACGCCCTCGGAATGGCGAGTGCGAGGTTTCGACCCTGACAGGGTCGCACCCGGACGGGTAA
- a CDS encoding glycosyltransferase family 4 protein, which produces MQRIKLTVVMTHPAQYFAPWFRYIAADCPELDLTVLYATQPTPEQQGVGFGRAFAWDVPLTEGYRCRVVRPPQPGDNVHSDHFRGVDVPEIADAIAETEPDVALLSGWHSITQVRALWACRRLKVPVLYRGDTNLNNAPTGWRKPVWETKTGFLLRQFAGYLAVGKRALHYLRHFGIADDRIFASPHCVDNDFFAGAAANYRTLAGRTAVRQAFGFAEQDFVVLFAGKLEPIKRPMDLIRALTQAGLLVAGAGPMETECRAEAERLGVRAVWPGFLNQTEIIRAFAAADCLVLPSESETWGLVINEALATGLPCIVSDRVGCAPDLIVPGETGEIFPMGNVAALRAAIERIRQRIGSEHSHADACRAKADVCSFAAATTGLLAACQAAVAESIYGNH; this is translated from the coding sequence ATGCAACGAATCAAACTGACCGTCGTGATGACGCATCCAGCGCAATACTTCGCTCCCTGGTTTCGGTACATTGCCGCCGATTGTCCCGAACTGGATTTGACCGTGTTGTATGCGACGCAACCCACTCCGGAACAACAGGGTGTGGGATTTGGGCGGGCGTTCGCTTGGGATGTGCCATTGACCGAAGGATACCGCTGTCGCGTGGTGCGGCCTCCACAACCAGGGGATAACGTGCATAGCGATCATTTTCGCGGTGTGGATGTGCCGGAAATTGCCGATGCGATTGCCGAAACCGAACCCGACGTGGCATTGCTCAGCGGTTGGCATTCGATCACACAGGTGCGGGCGTTGTGGGCATGTCGGCGATTGAAAGTGCCAGTGCTTTATCGAGGCGACACGAATTTGAACAACGCTCCGACGGGATGGCGCAAACCGGTTTGGGAAACCAAAACCGGTTTTTTGTTGCGCCAGTTCGCCGGGTATCTGGCCGTGGGCAAACGCGCTTTGCACTATCTGCGACATTTTGGAATTGCAGATGATCGTATCTTCGCCTCGCCGCATTGCGTGGATAACGACTTTTTCGCCGGAGCTGCGGCGAATTATCGAACTCTCGCCGGGCGAACGGCGGTGCGTCAAGCCTTTGGATTCGCCGAGCAAGATTTCGTTGTGTTGTTTGCCGGTAAATTGGAACCGATCAAACGGCCAATGGATTTGATTCGGGCACTGACTCAGGCGGGATTGCTAGTTGCCGGTGCGGGGCCAATGGAAACCGAATGCCGTGCCGAAGCCGAACGGTTGGGCGTGCGCGCTGTTTGGCCAGGGTTTTTGAATCAGACTGAAATCATCCGTGCCTTCGCCGCCGCCGATTGCCTGGTGTTGCCAAGCGAAAGTGAAACCTGGGGGCTGGTGATCAACGAGGCGTTGGCGACCGGGTTGCCGTGCATAGTCAGTGACCGCGTTGGATGCGCACCGGATTTGATTGTGCCGGGCGAAACCGGAGAAATTTTTCCGATGGGTAATGTCGCCGCGTTGCGGGCGGCAATTGAACGAATACGGCAGCGAATTGGCTCCGAGCATTCCCATGCCGATGCCTGTCGAGCGAAAGCTGATGTGTGTTCGTTTGCGGCGGCAACAACAGGCCTGTTGGCCGCTTGCCAGGCGGCGGTTGCTGAAAGCATCTACGGAAATCATTGA